The sequence below is a genomic window from Plasmodium coatneyi strain Hackeri chromosome 13, complete sequence.
gttgcaTAGGAtgaggagaggaaggaacagcaataatgaaagaaaaagaagaaagaactAATGTTGAGAATAATTCAATGTCGAATAAATATGAGTTCTGCACAACATATATGGATAAATactggggaaaaaataggataggaaattttgcaattttttttattttttttatttttttttttatttttatatttgttcgGGAAAATATGTAAATTTAGGGATATATACAGGAGAGTACTCCTAATGGTACGTATAAATTTAGCTGAGCATTCTTATGTTGAGTGAAATTTTCATATTGCGCACGAATTGCAATACTACACTTGTTCCCTATAGCTCcgcaaaaattatttccttcttacaATTCATTGATAATGTGTTCTGGATAATTCTTATGAAAGAATTATatgtttggaaaattttgtgctcagtaatattttttcctatggtgataatttttttcagtcaaatttctgtttttttagTAAATTTTATTCTGTGAACAACTTTACACTAATTTTGTGGGAGGGCAAATGCATTATAAAGGAACATTGACTCCCacggcggaaaaaaaaaaagcattgtGTTAAGTGCCTAAGTGTAAAatagtataaaataaaaagaagtgaaCGAATAAATGGCACGTCgagaggaatatatatgtgcaatatGTACAATAAAAAGCTTTGTACAAAtggatgaaaggaaaaatgaggGAAGTAACTTTGTATTTTTGAATGATGCAGTTGTAGAATGATAATATGGATGTAGGAAATGTGTTCCACATAGAACCCAGTgaaatattatttctatttgaTAAATAATGAAATTATTACATAGTGATAAAAATGGCTCCACAGAAGAAGAGTGAATTCGAAGATTTGAAGGAAAGGTGGTTGGACGAAAATAGAAGTGTACGAACGACTGACACCGCCAGGAAGGTATAATAGTGTCATATGAATCATATGTATAGCATGAACATATCATTGCTCCGAAGTATATCGATTTAAGCTAATGACAATAAGTACATAATGCACaaagaacatatataactatattattttaatttgcaGACAGAATTAATGCAAAGAATAGCGCGTTGGGTGAATGAATTTGttggaaaaatgaacgaagaTCCTAATGGACTTGCTCAGGGGCTGTGCCAAACAATGAAAGAGGAACGGAATATAAGTACGGACGATGACATAGAAGTATGTAAATTCATAGTTCAAaatttatggaaaataaaaacaatgaGTGGGGCACCGTGTGGAAACGGAACTGCTAATGAGCTAATGAAGGATTATGTGCGCTGCACAGCACTGAACCTATGGGCAtctttgtacatattttcacATTGCGATAAGCAGGATGTTGTACATAGGGCATATAATGTAATGGAAAGTCTGAAAGGGTTAGGTACAAAAGATAAGTGTAAAGAATGTACGTATAAGGGGTTAGAACGTATGGTAGTATTAGGGGATAGGAACATGTTACAATATATTCATGATTCTATAAGGGGGAATAGCTCAATTATGGGAATaataaatggaggaaaacagaaaaattgtaCAGCAGAAAATAAGAATGCTGTATCAACAGTACATGAGTCGAACATTAATAGTATAATTTCTATGGTGAGCGCACGCCCACCAACAACACACGTTCGGCAAGGTATTCCACCACAACCACATCCGCCACAGACAGTTCTGCCACCGAAGAGCAGGCTGGGGCAGAGCAGAATAGCACAAACAGCAGCATCCAACGGAGAGGaagtatggaaaaaatggttacGAAAATGGTTCGACGATATGAGGAAACACAAGGGTCAGGCAGTTCATGTAAGTgaatataagaaggaaggaataaaaggacgAATgggcacatgtacatatgtatatatagaaatgCACTATGCAGAAATGTATGGAAAAATACATGGTTGTGCGTATGCTCCATTGTTGTATAAACTACAGGATAAAATATGGGTCGACTTCAAGAAAACATTCGATAAATTGATCGAAGGTTTGAAGGGGAATGGACCGGATGAAATTAGGCACCTCTGTGCTGACGTTCCTATCTGGAAGGATGGGGATACCagcaataaaaaagaactatGTAGAGATATGATACGAATAAGATATTTTATAAATGGaattaaaggaggaaaaaaaggaaaagaaccgAATATTGAAAAATTGACCGACATACAGTCATACCTAAGGTGTATAGTAGGAATGATCACTATGTTAGAATTGTATGAATGGCATTGTAAATTTGGGGAAATTGCAGAGTACATAGTTGGCCCAGTGGAAGCAATGTTAGATGTGTATGGACTGAATGGAAAATTTGAACAGTGTAAAATATTAGATACAAAAAGTTTAGTAATAGGTCAAAAGCTCGTGAGagatgaaattaaaaagtggaTAAAAGATGTTAAGGGAGCAATAGGAAGAGTAGTCAGTGTGAAGAGTGTGGGTGCAGGGTATtgtaaggaggaagaacgtGCACAAAAACTAaaagaacaagaagaaaagaataggGAAAGTGTTATAAAGTTATTCggaagggagaagaaagaagagttAGGGATATTGACTAATACCAGTAGTGATTTTCCCATGGAACTTGTggatgaaaaattaaaggaaatgCGGGAACCAGGAACAAATGAAACCGAAAGGACGAGGTTACAGAAAGAAATAGAGGAAATAATAGGAAGTACATCAGGTTGTTCTAAGGaattagggaaaaaagtccaagaaggggaagaaggtacCATGTGACCACTGTGTATTTCTATTGTCCATGTGTAGAAGTGTACATAGTTCCTATAATGGCATTTATAGCTTTGAATATAACTTACCATGCATGAaccatgtacatataaatgcatGCCTCCTTTCTATGTTCCTCGTTCACTTTGTAGAAAATTGGGGAGAACTATTTACAAAATTCTCAAATCATCCTATGGCAAATGATGCTCATTATGATAGAAGTAAATTTAAAACATTATCCATTTGGTGTGAACAAAATGACGACGACGGAGTGAACTTAGGGGAACATAAGGAATTTTGCCAATTACTCCTAAAGAATTTACTAATGGTGAAAGAAATTAATTATTCctgtgaaaaagaaacactgcagcagggaggaaagaaatggtGTGTTAAGGCATGTGATTTATTGAATATATGGTTAATGCATATACGTGATGTATGTGTATCAGAAGATGTTATTAAAGAAGTGTTCACAAGAGTGCATGCAGCAGATGCACTTTTCGGGGGTACGGGCAAATATACAGAGTGTATGTACTTAAAAATTAGTAATTTAGGCAGGGATAATGAGGACATgctaaataaaattatgaagtGGATGGAATGTAAGAGTAAGCAAGGAGAGTTAGATGAAATTTATAAGAAAAATTGGTGCAATGCGAGCAGTGGAGTGAAAAGATCATTAGGATGGACTCAATGGAAgggtaaaagtaaaaatatagacaGGGAACGTGAAGGGGAGGAATATATGACGAAGCTTAAGGAGGTggagaaaagagaaaaaaacatattacAGAAGATGAAGGACCTGTCTTTAGGGGATCCCCAAGCACCAGCACCATTACCAACACCACAATCAGGTAGTTCAGGTACAGCAGATCAAGGAAGTGcaggagggaaagaaggagaaggtaaGTCTGAACCAATAGATTGTTCAAAGAATGAAGTGCTTGGCGATGCGGACGCTGCAATTGCGTGCCTTGATGCTTCGGATAGTCAAACTACCAAATCTCACAGCATTCCCGTCGATCCCGATGAGGCTGATAAGGACAGTGGTCCTAAAGGTGCCCCAGGTACTAAACCAGCTGCTGTTGACTTAACTAAAGATGTGGCTCAactcccttcttcttctgtcaACCCTGTCCATGAAGCTCCCCCTGCTGCTCCTCCTTCTCAAGATAAGAAGGATGACCAAAATTTATCTAACGCTTCTCCACCGTTACAACCTCCCGTTGAACCTCATCCTGGGGGGAGTCCTACAACTGAAGATACTGTTCTTCTTGGTGGTGTTGGTAGTCAAGATGGTGGTACTCCATCTGCTCCAGGTGCTCCAAGTGCTCCAGGTGTGGGTGGTAGTCATACTCGTGCTGCTGCAGGACAGGGACCTGCACAGGGTCCTGGTCCAGGACAACAACCACCACCTCTTCCACGACCCCAAGAGGATGCTCCAACTTCTCATACACCTCAGATAACAGGACCATCATCAACAAAAACAACACGTACACCAACAGCAGCACCAGTTATTCACAAGATTGAGAATCTTCCTGAtgtccttaccccataccttcccaCCATTCCTGTAGTAATTGGTACTTCTGTTATCAGTTATCTCCTTTgcaaggtaagaaaaaaaatgaaaaaaaaaaacttaatattaaaagaaaaaaaagaaaagtgaggaaatgaaaaaaaaaaaaaagaaaaaaaaaaaggagagggtTTCACACTTAAGGGAGTGTGtaagatttcgcattttaaggtgtgtgtgtgtaggatttcggattttaggggtgtatttgtaggatttcgcattttagagtgtttgaagtagtaattactgttgcgaGAACAAAGCATTTCGcatccctattaaagaaacattttctccctttttttttttttttcttttgttcagtactttGGTATGCTTCGCaagacaagaaaacgttacagaagagcttatCAAGTACGTCGTCCACTTcccttagaacagcagattgttgaccatgtggaccaggttggtccacatgcatataccttagtaaaggaacgaaaacctcgttctacgccaaaaaaaaggaggaaaaaacgcgTTCCTGGTCCTCGTCGTGGTGTAtatcgccgcatgattattgatattcatttagaagtcttagacgaatgtcaaaagggggacctGCATTCCAGGAatgaagacttttttgaaattttggtgcaagaatttatgggaagcgaatttataaaagaagaatatgttcctgaggaaggaGTTGCTAAGGAAAAAGTTTCTATGGTTGATGTCCCTAAGAaatgtgttcctaaggaacaggttcaaagttcaagttccgggttttagggtgtagtaaatacttttttttttttttttcgttttgttattaaattgtttacgttcgtgtgtaattttatataagtggaagcgaaaaaaaatttttgttcacttcattttgatttgttttggtaaaatttttttttattgcagattaagaaatgcttattcattttattccgaaaatttttaacttcataaattttttttttgttttttaaaatacacgAATATATCTTTAAAGAAGGTCAGcacctttttgcttttttttttcttcttatcgCGCTCCTTTTTGGGAGTAACTTATCTCaagtttttatttaaacaaacacatggaaggaagaaaaaaagtaacgaaatatgaagaagagaaggaaggaaaaaaaggaatgtaaggaaaaaaggaaaaaaaggaatgtaaggaaaaagaagaaagtgtctctttattttttttttcgtacactGCATATAGGCTTTATGATGATCATTTATGCTTCCTCTGATGGGGGGCAGGAAAGGGTAGGAAGAACATtgcccttccctttcccatCCAGGTGTTCTACATCCGACTGTAACCTACATTGTTCcgatgatgatgacctggtgtatcattattatttttcctattcgttccttctccttctcttccttcaggTGTTACATGCGACCATAACCTACATTCTGGCGACCTGGTGTCCTATTTCTTACTGCTGTTCTTGGtcctctttctccttcccttacTCTGCTGGTAGACGGTCTTGTGGATTGTCTTGTGTGCGCCATAGATCGTACTGTAGAATTTTCTCCTGATAAATCACCTATTGTGGAACCTTCGGTTCCTGAATCATATGTTGAGGTGTCTTCTGTGGACGCATCAAATTCGCATCCAGCTgatctccttttccttctgttgctcctttctccatttccagaagtgtgattaccaaaccaagaagaccatggcttatactgaaaagaagaaggaagaaggaagatttgttaggggtggaaaggAATGTGGTCtaagcagaaggaaggaaggggatggtctaagcaggaggaaggaacgttgtgttaggggtggtaggtggaaggaaggttgtctaaggaggagggaaggaagggaaggttgttaggggtggtagtggtggaaggagaaccgttgttaggggtggaaatactattacttatattatttcgtTCTTTAGTTGTAGTGGTAattataccttatatagtaCATAAGGAACTGCCGTTAATCCTAGTGTACCGatgatggaagaaagggcagtagtggtggtggcttGACGTAACTTTTTTTCGAGGAGTTGTATATTTGAATATTCGTAAGCACATGTTGATTCCTCGTCGTCTATTTCTACATCTTCCGATTTACATTTCATTGTTTGTAGTGTCACCCTACAGTAAACACTATTATCCAGATTATTGAACCAGCTACAATATGGGTCAGTGGAATGATCCCCATTCTGTTTGCAATAATCCTGAACAGCAGTACATGCTGACTTAATTCTCTGCTCGTAGGTGGACCAATGTTCGTTACATTGGGGGCTACCTTGCTGTAAATAATCTTTTATATCATTATAACTATTGGATGaatcgaatatttttttatcctgtTCGAAAATGGTTCCGTGCATGTTTTCAAGGCAAAGAAGTTTACATTGTTCACTTTCACATTTAGTCTTTATAAAATCGCAAACCGATTTGAGGCAGTCCCCAATCTGATTGTCCTTACCTGCACTCTTCAGTGCGGTCCATATTAGGTCTCCTACCCAAtagtataaaaaattccaacGTTCCTTATAGAGAGTATATTGTTTGTACGGTTTCATTCCGGATACAAAGCAGAGGGCCTTTTCAATCTTGTGAGCAAATTCTCCCACATTTGCATCTCCGCAACAAGAAGTCAGCTGGCTCTGTATACTGGACTCCCCTCCGTCATGTGTGCAGTTGGCGTCGTTCTGTTCAAATGGTTCATAGAAATTTTTATGTGGAGGTAAGTACTCTTCATTCAGCGgctataaatatatataattgacATAGAAGGAGTGGAATATATGAGTGtaagtgtatgtatgtacatatgttcctccatttattctttatttccGCTGattttcattatattatatatgcatggaATTTTGGGGgtacattattatatatatatatatatatatatatatatatatatatatatatatatatacatgaaacACTTTTAAACAAGCAGGATGGAAGTAAATGGGAGAGGGaacttctaatttttttttttttttttttttttttttattcttccttccctttcccccacAATATTGACTTCATCCAATATggtccttccttccaataTTCTTCTCTTACTGATTCCGACATGGTTTATgaggatatatttttctttgtatatgtatatggtagaatttatattgaaatttttgtttatgtTCGTACATTTAATATGAAGTGATGgaagtgtatgtatgtgcacatattattcaaatggCTCCTTTTAAATTAAGCAAGTAATCTTTTCATTACCTCACTACtcattgtttatgtatgtgtatattcttatatatacgtaatgAACtgccttctttcctttctttttaaaaggaaggttgttgttgtgttgtatatattttcttgtatatgtgcaatgtatatatgtggaatgaatggaatttttattttccttcctttttcttcaataataatgtatatattttttaattcttaaaaaaaaaagtaacacaccttatacacatatgtgtatgtatgtcgaaatattttatatgaatataattaaaacaagttaaaaatgaggatCTAGCCAAGGAAGGAGCCAAAGGAAGTACACagggaatgaacaaaatagatgagaaaggaagattgaaaagggaggaagtaaTATAATTCACCTCCCTCATATCTGCCACATACACTTGTTATGctattataatatatttttcacctGACATTTTAGAGCATGTAATGTTATTACATTAAACCCTTTTCagttattatgtatatataggaaaggggggggggggggggggggggggagggtgtaattttcttttcttctggCAAAAATGTTAACACGAAGCATTGTTATTATCATCATTAATTTAAATTCCTCTATTatggttattattattattttaaaaaaaaaaaaaaaagaaagaaaaagaatgaaagaaaagaaaagaaagaaatatgatGGGAATTctgaacacacatatatatatattctgtatagtttatatatacacagagCACTGctctttcccctcctttttccttcctactcaCAGATgtttcataataataattccacccacacacacactcctCCCAATCTTATAAGCATAC
It includes:
- a CDS encoding SICA antigen; its protein translation is MIIDIHLEVLDECQKGDLHSRNEDFFEILVQEFMGSEFIKEEYVPEEGVAKEKVSMVDVPKKCVPKEQVQSSSSGF
- a CDS encoding SICA-like antigen, giving the protein MNEDPNGLAQGLCQTMKEERNISTDDDIEVCKFIVQNLWKIKTMSGAPCGNGTANELMKDYVRCTALNLWASLYIFSHCDKQDVVHRAYNVMESLKGLGTKDKCKECTYKGLERMVVLGDRNMLQYIHDSIRGNSSIMGIINGGKQKNCTAENKNAVSTVHESNINSIISMTVLPPKSRLGQSRIAQTAASNGEEVWKKWLRKWFDDMRKHKGQAVHDKIWVDFKKTFDKLIEGLKGNGPDEIRHLCADVPIWKDGDTSNKKELCRDMIRIRYFINGIKGGKKGKEPNIEKLTDIQSYLRCIVGMITMLELYEWHCKFGEIAEYIVGPVEAMLDVYGLNGKFEQCKILDTKSLVIGQKLVRDEIKKWIKDVKGAIGRVVSVKSVGAGYCKEEERAQKLKEQEEKNRESVIKLFGREKKEELGILTNTSSDFPMELVDEKLKEMREPGTNETERTRLQKEIEEIIGSTSGCSKELGKKVQEGEEGTM